GGCGCCCCCAGTGGTGAGGATGAGGAGGGTGGAATACGGGATCCAGATCGAGTGGACCCGGGACTCTTGGGTTCTTGCACGCGCAGGGGGTGGGAAGGGGTTTCTAAGACCCCAGTTCCGGAGGTCACCCTCTGAATCAGGGTCTCAGGGAGGTTTCGCACCCTCGCTCTCCCTTCCCTGGGTGCAGGGAAGCGGTCCCTTTTGGGTTCCTACACCCTGGGATGCCTGAATTCTGAGAGCAACCCAGCACCTTTCCTGGAGGTGGGGGGCGGGCGGGGCTCTGAACCTGGTTCTTTCCTCCTAGCTGCGGAGCCTGGGCTGCATGATGGCTTCAGAGGGGGAGCCGAGTGACCTAGCCAAGGTGGTCCAGGTGCTGATCCTGTCCGCGGCCTGGGGCATGCAAGTCTGGGTTACCTTTATCTCAGGTAGGCTCCCTTCATCCAGGGACCCTGGACTCTGCTCCTCGCCTAgagcttggggggaggggagagccagcgaggggaggaggaaagtggCGGAAACCCCAGAGATCGTGGCATCCCGGGGTTTCGGGTTGGAAGGGACCATAAGGATTTGttaatagatttagaattagggaGAGTTCAAGCAGGtttggggtgggtgggggaatGAACTTTTCAACTTTTATAAATGTGTACCGTTAAGGGAGCTTCAGGCCTTCTGATCTCAATCTAGTATGTTCTGCAttataagtaaataagtaaaaaaaattttttttcagttataaaaacaaataaacaaggtTTTGGGAGcatctaagtgactcagtggatagagaaaccAGGTCTaggtgtcctaggttcaaatttgaccttatacactccctagctgtgtgacccagggcaagtctcttaacctcagtttcctagcccttaccactcttctgccttagaatcaatatggattctaagacagaaggtaagtgttaaaaagaaaaggtttaaaagggggaaaagctATTTCATGGAAGTATTTAAATTGAAACTGGATGTATGATCATCTGTCAGGGATGCTCAAAAGGGAATTCACCCCTGGCtaatctcccttccccctcctcccagaaTCCCTTCTAATTTGAATATTCCACTAGTTAATCAACTTGAATTTATtcagcacttactgtgtgccaggtgctatgctaagcaTCTAGACCAACCACTTAATTTTAATTAGTGCCTTTCAGTTCTACATCAGTCATTTCTGAATATAGCCAGCCCTAATGAGCttttcccttataacaaagaaaagtaaCAGTAAAGCAAAACTAGCAAACACATCATCTTCATCTGATATTATATGCAACAATCCatacccaccaaaaaaaaaaaaagtcccccaCCAAAATGAGGTCTAGAAAAATTAAGCAGCCTGTGAAATTTTTACCTTTCATCCTCCCAACTCTTGCCTATTCTATCCAAGGGATTTAGCAGCTCTCCTTCCCTGCCTTTCCATCCTGAGTGACTAGGTCATGTGAATTTCTAGGGTCTGAGTCTTCTCTGTTCCCTATTTAGGGGGCCTATAGGGCAGGGCCCTCTAGTTGGGGGTCCTATGCCCTTGGAAGGTATACTGCTTGCCCTCTGAATGTGTTTCAATGCATTATAGATTATGGAGTTTAGAACTGGATCCTTTCAATTTAAAGAAGAAGACATGGTCTCGGgaatgacttgtcccaggtcacacaagAACCAAGTTGCAGATTCAGGATGTATTCTTTatactctccaaccaacctcctttattcatttttcctcttcatcCGTTCCCATCCCATAGGATTTGTGTTGTTCCGGAGGCTGCCTCGACACACTTTTGGATTGGTCCAGAGCAAacttttccccttctatttccaCATCTCTCTGGCCTGTGCCACCATCAGCTTGGGCATCTTCCTATTCCATCATCCGTTGGTGAAGCTCAGCTTTACACTAGCAGAAGCTGGTCAGGTACCAGAAGGCCAGGGGTAGGGGCTGGAGACCTGGGAGGCTGGAGACTAGGAAACATGGGCTTGTAGAGAACACTGCAATCTTTTCAAAACAGCAGAACTGGCCTCTAAACCAGCTCCCACTCGATGTAGTTGATATTACCTAAAGTGGGTATTTTTCTAAGTTCCCAGGACTTAGTTCTGATGTGACTGAGCCTTATTTTTGGCTTCTGCTTTTCAGCAACTTCTTTGTTCAGAAACCTGACAGACTGGGGACTTAAGTCCTTGCAGGAGGATTTGGGCCTCTCCCAGGGGGAATGGGGCCACCCACTGACTCTGTTAAATAGAAAGCCTGATTAGGGTGAGGGGGATAAATCTCTCTTTGCTTCCTCTTATCCTTTCTCAAATGGCCAGGATATAGGGTGTGCTGAAGTGGGCAGCCTACcaaagattccttttttttttaagtgactgtATTCATTTTACTGAGTATGGGGCATATATCTTCTAACTTTGTCCCTGGGTAATCCAGCACTCAAGAATCTTCTAGATTGCAGAATTAAAATATTGTCAATAATGGTGGTTGGCAGGAATAAAGAATTTCACCCTCTCTGTCCTGTCCTGCCTCCCAGCTGACAGATTGTGTTGAAATGCCTGGGAGGTAACTTCTGGTCCCCAAGGCTACCCTCAGCTTATGGCCTTGGGCCCTGGGCAATATCTCAAGGCCAGCCTCCCGGCTCATTCTAGTTTCTCTTTCAGCTGGTTCTCCTGGCTATGAACTTGGCTTTGTCAGCCCTGAATGCTCGGTGGATAGAGCCTAGAACTACTGCTGCTATGTGGGCCCTGCAAGCAATGGAGAAAGATCGAGGTCTGGGTGGAGAACTCCCAGGACCTTCCCAGGGTCAGG
This sequence is a window from Monodelphis domestica isolate mMonDom1 chromosome 3, mMonDom1.pri, whole genome shotgun sequence. Protein-coding genes within it:
- the TMEM205 gene encoding transmembrane protein 205, whose amino-acid sequence is MMASEGEPSDLAKVVQVLILSAAWGMQVWVTFISGFVLFRRLPRHTFGLVQSKLFPFYFHISLACATISLGIFLFHHPLVKLSFTLAEAGQLVLLAMNLALSALNARWIEPRTTAAMWALQAMEKDRGLGGELPGPSQGQGQDPYHRLREQDPKYRALRQTFFHYHGLSSLCNLANLLGNGICLASLALHLKNL